Proteins encoded by one window of Carassius auratus strain Wakin chromosome 8, ASM336829v1, whole genome shotgun sequence:
- the LOC113106794 gene encoding taste receptor type 1 member 1-like: protein MLLNSIYTFLLCFTNCFFFKVSCSSSEFRLEGDYLLGGLFALHEIDRVTPVFIPETTECIWQSTSKSGYKILQVMRYAVEEINYSTTLLPNVSLGYEIYDYCSNTRNFHSVLSFISNNGSVKSKEKLNNYQPKVIALTGPYGSSRTISVAPLFTTELIPMVNYGAASYALSNKLQYPSFVRTIPSNKDLIEMIIHILRWFGWNWVAFLGSQDDYSSDGLKLFNEYIKNTGICLAYQEGLSLNANYSLTLKMIDKLNINVIVIFALTQYASKFIKAAIANDMRDKVWIASPSWALNQQIPREPGIRKIGTIIGIADRLLSLPRFNEFVYNKAKGTAHAGHNDKAVQNKNEICNQDCDYCSLMTAEDIINESPTHAFAVYSAIYTIAHALHKVLQCDMNECHKNITVKPYMLLEKIKLLNFPLNGRQVKYDVNYDPTISYAVLLWHTDVNPPQFEMVGTYDKLPEIRFTIYNTLMPWHDNGSVPFSNCSTECKVGYSRQQEAFHRCCFTCTKCPRNSYVDFSRDPYTCFPCAESEWSDEGSTTCKTRLVVYPQFTEIPSIIVMISAGCLIILLIAIFCLFAYNYDTPVVKSAGGSMCLLMLASLILSSISVFFFFGKPSSVFCLMRNAIFTFFFTVCISCLTVRSFQIVCVFKMATQFPKVYSLWVKHNGQWLFIAFSSFIHLISCVIWMTVNPVTLISDSWTFKDQIMLICEMGNTITFSIVVFISWFLGFLCLLFSYMGRDLPKNYNEAKSITFSLILYYLTWITYFTAYLTIKSKYIVILNAVAQISSINGILFSYFIPKSYIIIFQPQKNTSTYFQTSIQNYTQTISRS, encoded by the exons ATGCTTCTCAATAGTATTTACACTTTCCTTTTGTGCTTTActaattgtttctttttcaaagttTCTTGCTCATCATCTGAATTCAGATTGGAGGGAGATTACTTATTGGGTGGCCTTTTTGCTTTACATGAAATTGACCGTGTGACACCTGTTTTCATCCCGGAGACCACTGAATGTATCTG GCAAAGTACCTCAAAATCTGGCTATAAAATATTGCAAGTAATGAGGTATGCTGTTGAAGAGATTAATTATTCCACAACTCTTCTGCCCAATGTTTCTCTGGGCTATGAAATTTATGACTATTGTTCTAACACAAGGAATTTCCATTCAGTCTTAAGTTTTATCTCAAATAATGGCTCAGTAAAAtctaaagaaaaactcaacaactATCAGCCTAAAGTGATTGCTTTAACAGGACCATATGGAAGCTCAAGAACTATAAGTGTTGCACCACTGTTCACAACGGAACTTATACCAATg GTGAATTATGGAGCTGCTAGCTACGCATTAAGCAATAAACTTCAGTATCCTTCTTTTGTGAGAACAATCCCTAGCAACAAAGACCTGATAGAGATGATTATTCACATCCTACGGTGGTTTGGATGGAACTGGGTTGCCTTTcttggtagccaagatgattacAGTTCAGATGGACTAAAGCTGTTTAAtgagtatataaaaaatactggCATTTGTTTGGCCTATCAAGAGGGTCTAAGTCTAAATGCAAACTACAGTCTAACACTTAAAATGATTGATAAGCTCAACATCAATGTCATTGTAATatttgctttgacacaatatgcAAGCAAGTTTATCAAAGCAGCCATAGCAAATGACATGCGAGACAAAGTATGGATTGCAAGTCCATCGTGGGCTTTGAATCAACAGATTCCAAGAGAGCCAGGAATCAGGAAAATTGGCACAATCATTGGCATTGCAGATAGACTGTTGTCATTGCCCAGATTTAATGAATTTGTCTACAATAAAGCCAAAGGAACAGCTCATGCGGGCCATAATGACAAAGCTGTCCAGAATAAGAATGAGATATGTAATCAAGACTGTGATTACTGCTCTTTGATGACTGCAGAGGACATTATAAATGAGAGTCCCACACACGCCTTTGCCGTCTATTCTGCCATATATACCATAGCTCATGCGTTACATAAGgttcttcagtgtgacatgaatgaatgccaCAAAAACATAACAGTTAAGCCATACATG CTTCTTGAAAAAATAAAGTTGTTGAATTTTCCACTCAATGGCCGTCAAGTGAAATACGATGTTAATTATGATCCAACTATCAGTTATGCAGTTCTACTCTGGCACACTGATGTGAATCCTCCACAGTTTGAGATGGTGGGCACATATGATAAACTTCCAGAAATTAGATTTACCATCTACAACACTCTCATGCCCTGGCATGACAATGGTTCT GTTCCTTTCTCAAATTGCTCTACTGAGTGTAAGGTGGGATATTCAAGGCAACAGGAAGCTTTTCATAGATGCTGTTTTACATGTACAAAATGTCCACGTAACAGCTATGTGGATTTTTCTA gggaCCCCTATACCTGTTTTCCATGTGCAGAGAGTGAATGGTCTGATGAGGGCAGCACAACATGTAAAACACGTTTGGTTGTCTATCCTCAGTTCACAGAAATTCCCTCCATCATTGTCATGATTTCAGCCGGATGCCTAATTATTCTCCTTATTGCCATATTTTGCCTTTTTGCATACAATTACGACACACCAGTGGTAAAGTCTGCTGGTGGCAGCATGTGTTTACTCATGTTGGCCAGTTTGATTTTGTCTAGTataagtgttttctttttctttggaaAACCTTCATCTGTATTTTGCCTAATGAGAAatgctatatttacatttttcttcacTGTCTGTATTTCCTGTTTGACTGTCCGTTCCtttcaaattgtttgtgtttttaaaatggcTACTCAATTCCCTAAGGTGTACAGCCTTTGGGTAAAACACAATGGCCAATGGCTCTTCATTGCATTTTcttctttcattcatttaatttcttgTGTGATATGGATGACTGTCAATCCTGTCACGCTCATTTCTGACTCATGGACTTTTAAAGACCAAATTATGCTCATCTGTGAAATGGGAAACACTATAACATTTAGCATAGTTGTGTTCATAAGTTGGTTTCTTGGTTTCCTGTGTCTCCTTTTTTCTTACATGGGAAGAGATTTGCCTAAAAATTACAATGAGGCCAAATCAATAACATTTAGTCTCATTTTGTACTACCTGACCTGGATTACATATTTCACAGCATACCTCACTATCAAAAGCAAATACATTGTAATTTTAAATGCAGTTGCCCAGATATCCAGTATAAACGGAATTCTCTTTAGTTATTTCATACCAAAATCTTACATCATAATATTTCAACCACAGAAGAATACTTCCACATACTTTCAAACCTCTATTCAGAATTATACCCAAACCATTAGTAGGTCTTAG